One stretch of Thermoproteota archaeon DNA includes these proteins:
- a CDS encoding sulfite exporter TauE/SafE family protein: protein MLDHIWLIPLGFAAGTLGSIIGLGGGIIVVPVLTFFGFPPTAAASNSLFAAFSNAIASTISYSKQKRIEYTIGLRLGLLSIPGTILGAFISADVTPEIFKILFGLVLVSSSIYIFLKRKIESKSINTSKQIMILAIGASFFAGIISSFFGIGGGTIFVPLMVVAMGMSMKKAAPTSQFILLFASFSGLITHSILGHPDFLQALYLAIGAFAGGMVGARLSIDIKEKYLQILVSVVIIIAAIKLFIDSAENLI from the coding sequence ATGTTAGATCATATTTGGCTAATCCCACTTGGATTTGCCGCTGGCACATTGGGTTCTATAATTGGTTTAGGTGGAGGAATAATTGTAGTCCCTGTTTTAACATTTTTTGGATTCCCGCCTACTGCTGCAGCAAGTAATAGTCTTTTTGCGGCATTTAGCAATGCAATTGCATCTACAATTTCCTATTCTAAACAAAAACGTATTGAGTACACCATCGGATTACGATTAGGTCTTCTTAGTATTCCTGGAACAATCCTTGGGGCATTTATTTCAGCAGATGTCACACCAGAAATTTTTAAAATATTGTTTGGACTAGTTTTAGTTTCTTCCAGCATCTACATTTTTCTTAAAAGAAAAATCGAATCAAAGTCAATTAACACATCAAAGCAAATAATGATTCTTGCAATTGGAGCAAGTTTTTTTGCTGGAATAATTTCTAGCTTTTTTGGAATTGGTGGAGGAACGATCTTTGTACCTTTGATGGTAGTAGCTATGGGAATGAGTATGAAAAAAGCTGCGCCTACATCCCAATTTATTTTGTTGTTTGCATCATTTTCCGGATTAATCACTCATTCAATACTTGGACATCCTGATTTTCTTCAAGCACTTTATCTTGCAATAGGTGCATTTGCCGGAGGTATGGTTGGAGCTAGACTCTCAATAGATATTAAAGAAAAATACTTGCAAATCCTAGTTTCTGTTGTAATTATCATTGCTGCAATCAAACTCTTTATTGATTCTGCAGAAAATTTAATTTGA
- a CDS encoding GHKL domain-containing protein, with product MGLGQSLPNKLIHELPNSSKEALLKKIAYLETTNKRLIQEHQSKDNHIANLERKLHKIGDAAEQRDWLLDELTKKITMIGEIRTDLLKRERLSAIGELSSRLAHDMRNPLSIILNTIDLIKMKHQDSLNPDVKNLFLMVDRATSRMAFQLDEVLNFVRSAPLEFEKKSLRDIITSSLYRIVIPDDIKIIKPTIDAEIDCDPRKLEAIFSNLVMNGIQAMNNQGTLTIRIFDDEQHVTIEVEDEGPGIPEKLTKKIFDPLFTTKSRGTGLGLATVKNMVEQHSGHVHFRQNPTVFSITLPRIQHKQTVSIP from the coding sequence TTGGGCTTGGGACAAAGTTTACCAAACAAACTGATACACGAACTACCAAATTCTTCAAAGGAGGCGTTATTGAAAAAAATTGCGTATCTTGAGACTACCAACAAGCGTCTAATCCAAGAACATCAAAGTAAGGATAATCATATTGCAAATCTGGAAAGAAAACTACACAAGATTGGTGATGCTGCTGAACAAAGAGATTGGTTACTAGATGAATTAACTAAAAAAATCACAATGATTGGCGAAATACGAACAGATTTGCTAAAGCGTGAAAGACTTTCTGCAATAGGTGAGCTATCATCAAGATTGGCACATGATATGAGAAACCCACTATCAATAATTCTAAATACAATTGATTTGATAAAAATGAAGCATCAAGACTCTCTCAATCCAGATGTAAAAAATTTGTTTTTGATGGTAGACCGTGCAACTTCAAGAATGGCATTTCAATTAGATGAGGTGCTTAACTTTGTTCGAAGTGCCCCGTTGGAATTTGAAAAAAAATCCTTACGCGATATTATTACATCTTCTTTGTATCGCATTGTAATTCCTGATGACATCAAAATAATAAAACCGACAATTGATGCAGAAATTGATTGTGATCCTCGCAAACTTGAGGCAATCTTTTCTAATTTGGTTATGAATGGTATTCAAGCAATGAATAACCAAGGTACACTCACAATTAGAATATTTGATGATGAACAGCATGTTACAATTGAAGTGGAAGATGAGGGACCTGGAATTCCAGAAAAATTAACTAAAAAAATCTTTGATCCATTGTTTACAACAAAATCCCGTGGTACTGGATTGGGATTGGCAACTGTAAAAAATATGGTAGAGCAGCATTCTGGTCATGTTCATTTTAGACAAAACCCAACTGTGTTTTCAATTACTCTGCCTAGAATTCAACATAAACAAACTGTGAGCATCCCTTAG